The following proteins are encoded in a genomic region of Montipora foliosa isolate CH-2021 chromosome 10, ASM3666993v2, whole genome shotgun sequence:
- the LOC137973325 gene encoding prolactin-releasing peptide receptor-like, with protein MASGNCSSGNSSGSGVPSGNETSTPLPDKEQTNSQAEGLKLTLQVLLAFIGLIGNVSVIVVMRRLRKKKHTGNFYVQNLAVADLGILTVLFPLAIIKEKIPSNWPFGEFACRYLCPLAEIFYGASVWFVTVIALTRYRKVVAGASLLGQNKIKRILQGPKVFACGVWLLSFLVFSFPPYFFVTYRELPNHEGKLCYVQWPSPKMQSFYMGGVLTFFSFILPLLIMTLSYLRISHLIRESGLIAKDTPRPSKHEETEDKSLTSEAKVSRGRLKHDKFARRIVPPLVLLFTATMLPLSILRLATVIWPDIVKEQYFKTLFYVISVFVMLNSSVNPMIYAAVSKDFRKEIENLCRS; from the coding sequence ATGGCATCTGGCAACTGCTCCAGTGGAAATTCTTCAGGTTCTGGCGTCCCCTCGGGAAACGAGACAAGTACACCACTCCCAGATAAAGAACAAACAAATTCGCAAGCTGAAGGATTGAAACTTACTCTTCAGGTACTTTTAGCTTTCATAGGCCTGATCGGCAATGTCTCTGTAATTGTAGTCATGCGAAGACTGAGAAAGAAGAAACATACAGGCAATTTTTATGTGCAAAATTTAGCAGTGGCGGATCTCGGTATCTTAACAGTTTTATTTCCACTTGCcattatcaaagaaaaaattccttcgAACTGGCCTTTTGGCGAGTTCGCTTGTCGCTATTTGTGTCCTCTGGCAGAAATATTCTACGGTGCGTCGGTTTGGTTTGTTACAGTCATTGCTTTGACACGATATCGCAAAGTTGTCGCAGGCGCATCGCTACTTGGCCAAAACAAGATCAAGAGGATTTTACAGGGACCAAaggtgtttgcctgtggtgtCTGGTTGCTATCGTTTCTCGTCTTTTCCTTTCCTCCATATTTCTTTGTTACATATCGCGAGCTCCCGAACCATGAAGGAAAATTGTGCTACGTCCAATGGCCTTCCCCGAAGATGCAAAGTTTTTACATGGGTGGAGTCTtaacatttttttccttcatcttACCACTTCTCATTATGACCCTCAGTTATCTTCGCATATCACATCTTATCCGTGAAAGTGGTTTAATCGCCAAAGATACTCCGAGACCATCCAAGCACGAAGAAACAGAAGATAAATCCCTAACTTCTGAGGCCAAAGTTTCACGTGGTCGGCTTAAACACGACAAGTTCGCCAGGAGAATTGTTCCTCCGCTTGTCCTGCTATTCACAGCTACCATGCTTCCGTTAAGTATACTTCGCCTCGCGACTGTAATATGGCCCGACATTGTTAaagaacaatattttaaaactcTGTTCTATGTAATATCTGTATTCGTTATGCTCAACTCTTCGGTGAATCCAATGATTTATGCTGCAGTTAGCAAAGACTTTCGTAAAGAGATCGAAAATTTATGCCGGTCTTGA